The Opitutus sp. DNA window GCCCTGCACCACCCGAGCCGGCGCCGGGGCCACCACCGGCGGCTGCATCCGGTCCGCTTTAACCCGGTACTTCGGGCGGATGATCTCGCGCTTAAACAGCTGCGGCGGCACCACATCGACCTCAAAGGTCCGCTCTTCACCGATACGCTCAAAGCTTTCCGGCTGCGCCTTCACTTCCTCCGGATCGATCACCACGGTCTCTTTGACCGGCAGCTTGGCAAACACTTCGGCTGCCACCGGGCGCTTTTCCACCGCCCGGGCCCGCTCGTAACTGATCAACTTGGTCGTCTCCACCACCGCCTCGGCCAGCTTTTCCAGTTCACCGAGTTCGAGCTGCAATTGCGTCCGGTCCAAGCGCTCGCTTTGCCCGCCGCCGAACAGCTTTTGTTTGAGCCAGCCGATCTGCGCACGCAGGTTCGCGATTTCCTCTTCAAGGAATCGGATCCGCTCGTTGGCTTGTTCCAGTGATGACACTCAAGCCGTTTATAGCAAATGACATGCCAACTATTACGGGCCGCGCTCATACCATGCTTTTTGGCAGCCATTTTTTAAATCGATGCCCGCCAGCAGCATGGTCAACGCCTCCGGGGTGAGCGAGAGTTTCACCCCGTTGCCGCCCAAGGGCCAACTAAACCTAAATCCGGCAATAGAAAGTGCGGCCGGCGGGCGTTGCCCGTCGGATAGATGAGGGTGGAGAGTGCTGCGGCAGGCTGAACGGAAGCGCGATCAGCTTGGGGCGGTGGCCAAAGGCGGTTCAGGGCCGAGTACAGGGAAGTTTTCCTGTAAAATCCTCGCTACGATTTGCCCCCAGCGCTGGGCGACACTCCATTGCTCCGCATTATGAAGGATACCATGTAACCATCTGGCCAGCTTTGTGATGAGTTCACTCAGGCGAGGTGCCTCGGCATGGCTCAAGCGCACGTCCAGGCGGCGTTGACCGGAGTGTTCGCTCTGCCGGGTCGCTCCGCAGAGCAGACGGGGACGTGTACTCACCGCCTCGTGGTGCTGACCGGGTTGAAGCAGGCGGTGATAGAGCGTCCACCAGTTGTAAACCAGTGCGGCCAAACGCGCGGCGTGCTGACAGGAGTTTAGCTCCTGGGAGGTAAACCCCGACCAGCTCCACTGGTTCTTGAGCTCGTCGAAGGGGTTTTCCGCGCCCCCACGTTCCCGATACAGGGTGGCAAGGGTAAGGATCTCGTAGGGCAGGCTCGTAACGAGGATCTGATGTTCGTAGATGATCGGCTCGCAGGCGGCCGCGTCGGGGATGTTCAGCAGCAAAGCGTGGTCGGCTTGCTCGCGCACGAGGCGGCGGCGGGCCCGGGGGTGGCGTTGGTCGTTGAGGCGACGGCGCAAGACCACCACACGTCGGGCCCGGTTCCAGCCTTGCAGGCGCAGGCAGCTTTCGCAGCCCTGCCAGCCTTGTCCGGCGTCGGTCCAAGCGGTGGTGGTGGTGCGTTCAAGCGCGGCCACCAGCTCGCGGGCCTTGGCGGTGCGGCGCAGTTTGAACAAATAGTTGAGTTTACGCGCTTCAGCTTCACTGAGCAGCGCCTCCTGGCCATAGGCGCAGTCACCGCGCAAAAGATGGGGCCGGCGCTCGGCTGGCAGTCGGTCGATGAGCGCCCACAGCCCCGCAAAACCATGTCCGGCGGCGGATTGATCGCCGGGGTGCACCTCCACGTCCAGACACAGGCGCAAGGTGGCGATCCAGTAGGTGTGGTAGGCGTGGCTGGGGCGTCCGGGCTTTTGCGGGTTATAGCCGATGCTGGCACCTTCCTGACGTCCATAGATGGGCTTGATGGTGACATCGATGTCGAGGATCCACTGGTTATCCAAAAACCCATGACAGGTTTGGTCGAGGTGACGCCGCAACCAGTCCTGCCCCTGCTCGGCACCGATGCGAGCCAGCGCCCGGCGCACACAATCCTCGCTGACAATCGACTTAAGTCCGAGCAGGCTCGGGGCAATGTCGTCGCCGCGCAGGGCCGCGAGGTGCGCGTAGCGATAGTGCCCGGAGAGCATCCCCAAAAGCAGGGTTCCAATCACGTCGCGAGGGCGGTGTGCGCGGTTGCTGCTGTAACAAAGCGGCGTGTCCGCAACCAGTGCCTCGAAGCCTCCTGTCGCACACAAGTACTGCGTGAAAAACACCAGTGCCCCCAAGGGGCTCACCGGCAACTCTGGGGCGAACTGCGCACGAAAACGTCCTCCGGGTGTATCCACAATCAACACCTCGGCGGCATCGCTTGGCGTTGCCTTGTGATCAGGGTTTTCTGACTCACCCTCGGGGTGAGCTTTTTCCGGCGGTAAAAACGGCGGCATATGACAGCCAAACAATCACCTGCGTGATTTTTGGCTAGTTTCTATTGCCGGATTTAGGCTAAACCGGCCCTGCTCCAAGCGCTTGGCCAAAACCCAAACCCCGCTACCGTCCCAGTAGAGCATTTTCAGTCGGTCTCGGCTTTTGTTGGTAAAAACAAACAACGCACCCTGGCGCGGATCCTCCTTCATCCGATCTTCGGCCAGAGTCCACAGGCCGTTAAACTGTTTGCGCATGTCCACCGGCTCGATCGCCAGGAAGACTTTTAGTACCGAGGGAAAGCCGAGCATCTTGAGTCACCCCCGCAAGGCTTTGACGAGCTCAGCCAGCGCCACCGCGTCGGCCCCTCGAACCACCAGCCCGTCGGGCAGCGTCACGCTCAACGAATCGGCGTCACTGCTCAACGCGCGCTGGGTCGAGGCGGGCAGGTTCACTTCAGCAAACCGCACCTGCTGTTGCGTGCGAATCGGATCACGTTGGCGCAGTGGCACTGCGGTACGCTCGCGCCGCCCCTGTACCCACGAGGCAAATGTCGGATAATTAACCCCTGCACGCCGCGCAAACGCGGCCTGTGTCAGCCCGCTTTGCTCGTACTCATTTAGCAACTCCTCGCGCCGTTGCTTCGGCGTAATTCGCCGCCCCTTTGTATCCCGCTTGGTTTCGTCCACCACCAAATCCGCTGTGATCATTTTCATCCAGCCACTTTACCCTACTCAGCCCTTCTGCGGTAGTGGGTCTCCGGCCAGACGCTTACAGAAGGCAGGTGTGAAAAACAAAAAGAACGCCCGCCCGAACCAATGTAAAACAAATATCCTGAGGCAGCTCGGCGAACCAGCGCCGATTCATAGCGGGAAGTTTACCGAGGTAAGTGCGCGGAGCGCGCGACGGTCATGATTTTCGGACATGTGGGCGATAAAGTCGGAGGTATAAAGGTGGCGTTTTTTAGTTCGTTGACCGCGCCAGTGCATGAAAAGGCTGTTGGCCCAGCGGTTGAACATACCGTGTAGGCGAACCGCGTTCGGGCGGCGTAATCGGCAGCGATCATCCTGGCGCGAGGCGTCGAGCCGGGCGTGCAAACCGGTTTCGATCGCCCAGTGCGCGATGTTGACCTCCAGCCATTGGGCGGGAGTTAACTCGGCGGCGGGACGACTGGTGATCAGCTCAATGGTCTCGGGTGACTTGCCGTGGCGTTTTCGGCAGATTCTCGCTGCTTGCGCCACCAGGGGGAAGCAGGCGCTTTCCGCGCTCAACTCGCGCGCCACCAGGGTGCGCGTCACGGGGTGCTTCTTTTCCTTGCTCGTGCGTTGCTCGGCAGCGGGATCTTTTAACGGGTCAAAAAAGGGGCGCCCGGATCGGGCACTTGCGCGGCTACGATTTTCTGCAGGCCGGGCTGGTTGCCTTTGACGGTGAACAGGTAGTCGCCGCCATGCTCCATTACGATCGCCCGCGCGGTGTCCGCTTGGGTATGCAGGGCATCAAGGCTCACGAGTTTATCGACCAAATCGAGTCTCTCACACAGGGCGCGGGCGGCGGGAATCTCGTTACTTTTTTCGGCGACGACCTCGCTGCCGAGATAAAACAAGCTCGGCGAGGTAACCGCGGTCACGACGTTTTGTCCGCCGCTGTGCTTGGGGACTTTGCCGTCGATGACCACGATCTCGCTGTCGGGGGGCTCGCCTCGCACCTGACGTTGGTGGGCGAGTAAAACCTCCTCGATGCGCGAGGCCTGAACGCGGGCGAACAGCCGACTAAAGGTGGGCTGGCTGGGAGCGCCGTATTTGCCGCGGCGGCGGATCACCCCGAGGGCTTGGCGTTGGACCGGGGAGAGCCGGCGGGCGAAAGCGGCCAGGTCACGTTGGCCGCGGGGTGCTCCGGCCAGATAGGCCGCCGCCGTGATCGCCAGCAGCGCGTGCAAGGGATAGGCCCCGATGTAGGCGCGGTATTCAGGCACTTGCCGGAAGGCCTCCGCCAGGCTGATTAAATCGGGGGCCTTCAGGGTACTTCGCACCGGAACTTTCGCCTCCACCGCAGCCAGCGAGGGTTTGATCTGCCCTGCCTGAAGAGCTCTCCGGGCCCGGGGCTCCAGCTCGCGCACAAACAAGCGCTTGGGCTTGGCGTGGTGCTCGTAGTAATCGCGCGACTTACGCGTGTTGCCCTTGGTCAGGCCCAACTCGGTCCACCCGGATGCCTTGTATACACTTCCCGTAAAACGCTCGGGGTCGACGAAGGTTTCCACGACGAGCACGGGGTGCTCGTAACGCGACTGCCAGTCGGCACTGAGCCGGCCGAGCACCCGGCTCAAAACCGCCGAGCCCAAGTTGGGCACCGCCGGCTTGGGCAGCAGCAGGAACCGCACGTTGTTGACCACCAGCGCCAATCGGCGTCGGCGCTGTTCGCCACTCCAGCCAATCCACGCCTCCCGGCCGCGCAGGTGCAGCGCCGCCGCCGCAAACACCAGCACCGCCACCCAGGTGCCCTGCGCATCGCTCACCGCGTACAGCAGCCGCTCGCCCACCGGTTTCACCGCGCCCAGATAGTGATGCTCCTCAAGCAGCCCCTGCGCTCGGGCGTTTAACTCGGGGCTGTCTAGTGCTTACTTGCAATAATAAGTGATATTTTATCCGCTTTGTAGATGGGACGAAAAGCCGTGCGAATCACTTGTAGCGAGGGGGATCAGCAATCCCTAGAAAAACGGGCAACCAGCCGGATTGAGTCGAGGCAGCGAGTTGAGCGCGCCCGGATGATCCTTGGGTGCGTGAGTGGCGAGCAGGTGCAAGAGGTGGCGCGCCGCTGCAACACCAGGCCGAACACCGTAATAAAGTGGAGGGATCGCTTTGTGCTGCTTGGCATGAAGGGGCTGGATGATGCGGCACGGCCGGGCGCGAAGCGCACCTACGGTGAGGACTTTCGAGATCGGGTGCTGGCTTTATTGGAAGGGCCACCCCCTCCGGGGCAGGCGCGCTGGGATGGTCCAGCGGTGGCCCGTGTGCTCGGCGGCTCGGTGCACGCGGTCTGGCGAGTGCTGCGCAAGGAGGGCATTTGCCTGCAGCGCCAGCGCTCGTGGTGCGTGAGCACTGACAAGCAGTTCGCAGCCAAGGCAGCCGATATCGTCGGGCTCTACCTGAGCCCACCGGAAAAGGCATTGGTGATAAGTGTGGATGAAAAGCCTGGCATCCAAGCCCTAGAGCGCGCCACCGGTTACGTGGAGACCGACAATGGTAAAATCGTCCAGGGACTCAAAAGCACCTACAAGCGCCACGGTACACTCAACTTGTTCGCTGCCCTTGATGTGGCCACGGGCTTGATCAAGACGCAGAAAACCACCCTTAAGCGCCGGGAGGAGTTCCTGCTGTTCATGGACCAAGTGGTGGCGGATCACCCGCCCGAGAGAGAACTCCACGTGATTTTGGATAATTATTGCACCCACAAAAAGTGCGACGCTTGGCTCGCTCGGCACCCCAATGTCCACTTCCACTTTACCCCAACCTCGGCGAGTTGGCTCAATCAAGTTGAAATCTGGTTCGGCATACTAACAAGGAAGGCGCTACGGGGCGCGAACTTCAGAAGCGTCGCCGAACTTAGTCAGGCCATTGACGCTTTCGTCGCCGCCTACCTGCCCAATGCCAAGCCGTTCAAGTGGCGCAAGCGCGAGGTCAAGGGAAGCCAACTCAGAAATACTATCATTAATCTACGCAATTAAGCACTAGCACCTGCACCTGCAAGTGGCGCAGCGAAATCACCTCCCCTTGGGGGTTCGACGGGTTCGTTTCGGCCGGCATCATTCACCCAGCCAAAATGATTTCCTGGGGCTTGTCCCGCTTATTCCGCTCCTTTGTTAGTATTCAGGTGTTTAGCTGTTCAATGAATCGGCGGTGCCGAATCCCCGCTTTAGCGCATTTTAAATACGGTTATAGCCGAGATCGGCTCGAAGTAGCGCAGGCTTCTAGCCTGCTTTTCTGATGAGCAGACTGGAAGTCTGCGCTACTTCAGGCGGCTACAGCTTAATTTGAAATGCTCTGAACCACTCGATTTATCACTCGAGACGGAGGGAATTGTAGTCGGCAACCTGTGCGCGGCAGTGATCAGCGAGTCGGTGTGCCGCCTGCTGGCCTAAAGACCGGCCAGCGTCGTGCGGATAACGGCTAGAGTTCGCGCCACCGCGCCTTGGTTCGCCACTCGCCAAGCTTGGGCTGCCTGCGACATCGCCAGCCGCGCCGGCGCATCCGACCACAGCGCCAGCACGGCCGTCCGCAACTCCCCGGCATCGGCCACCGAACGCGCCGCGCCGACCGCGCGCATGTCCCGCGCGATCACGCGGAAGTTGCTCAACTCCGGCCCGAAAACCACCGGTTTACCCAGCGCCGCCGCCTCGACCGGCGTCTGGCCCTCGTGATGGGGCGGCAGGCTTTTGCCCACAAACACCAACTCGGCCAATTGGGTAAACTTGCGCAGTTCTCCGGTCGTATCGCCCACCGCGACCTCCACCGCCGCGCCCGCCGATGCCGGCCCGCGCGAGCGAAAGTGATAGGTAAAACCGCTGGCTTGCAGCAGCGCCTCGATCTCGCCGCGTCGCTCGGCGTGACGTGGCACGAGCAACAGCCGCACAACCCGGCCTTCGCTGCGCAACGCCTTAAATACGTCGAGCAACGCCGCCTCCTCGCCCGGCCAAGTCGAGGAACCAAGCAGCACCGCTTCCTCGCCGAAACCGAGTTCACCGCGCAACGCGGTTTTTTCGCCGGCGGTGAGCAACGGGATACTCACGTCGAGTTTGATGTTACCCGTGATGGTGATGCCCTTCGGCGCCAAGCCGATCGCCCGAAAACGCTCCGCGTCGTGCTCCGAACACGCCAGCACCTGGGTGATGCCCCGGAACAGCGGCGCGGCCAGAGCGCGCAGCTTAAACATGCGCCGGAAACTGCGGTCGGAAAGGCGGGCGTTAACCGCCAACACGGGCACGCCGCGCATTTCGGCTTGGCGGATATGCTCGGGCCAGCGCTCGCCCTCGGTGAGCAGCACCATGTCGGGCGCGATGCGTTGCCAGGCGCGCCGCGAAAACAGCCACCAATCCAGCGGAAAATACCCAATCGCCACCGTCAGCGCGGCGTAACGCTCGCGCGCCAGCGCATAACCCGTGCTGGTCGTCGTCGTCAGGTAAACCTCCACGGCCGGATCGGCGCTGAGCGCCTCCAGCAGCGGGGCGATGGCGAGCATCTCGCCCACGCTCACCGCCTGCAGCCACACCCGCCGCACGCCCGCACGCTTGGCCGGCAACACCGGGGTCGCCCCGAAACGTTGGCCAAAGTCATCCTGATAACCGCCGCGCCGCCGCATGCGCAGCAGGTAATAAGGCGAGGCCAGCAGCATCGCCGGCGGAAACAGAAAACGGTAAATCCAGATCATCGAGAGCGGCGAAAACTTAGCGCGAATCGCCGGCAGCTGAGTCGGAGGCGGCGGCCTTCGGCGCGTTGTCCTTCGGTTCGGCGGACAAGCCGTCGCCACCCGCAACAAACGTGAGATTAAACAACGGCAGCAGGCACAACAGTCCGGCCACCGTGAGCCCGAGCACCGCATAACCGGCCACATCATGCACGGTACCTTCGATCGCCTTGGGGCTGTAATTGTAGGCCCATGCCGTGAGAAACAGGCTGCGTGCGAGATTGGTTAAGAAGGCAAAACCAATGGCCGAAATCACCAGGCCAACCTTTTTCCAAAGCTTGTCCAAAAACACTGCTGCCAAAAACGAACCGGCAAACAAGCAGGCGGTAAACGAACGGATACCCGAGCAGGCCTCGGCCACGCCCACATCGCCCGTGGGCAATTTGAGAACGTTACCCTGCTGCTCGATGGACAAACCTAGGGTGTCGAAAACGAAAAACACCACGGAGGCGACCCGGTTGAGCATGAACAGGCTCAGGTTGTTCTCGATCACCGAGACCATGGGCGCCGAAACCAGCCAGACCAACGCGGGAAACAAAAACATGACCACCAACTTCACCCGTGCATCCGCCCACAAGCCGACGCTGCCTGGAACCGCGACGGGCGCGCGAGGAGCCGAATCGGGCTCGGTTGCAACGGGTGCTGTCGCCGGTTCAGGCGCATTGAGCAACAGGAGCGGCAGTACCAATGCGCCCGTGCCCAACGACAGCGCGAGTGTTCCGGGATACGACGAGCCGGCTCCGGCGCGGTAAAGTGCGCCGATTAAAAACAGCAGCGCGCCACCGGCCAGCGCCGCGTAAGTGAGAAAACCCAGCGTCCAACCGGCTGCGCCGCTCGCCCGCGGACTCGCAGGAGCTTGGCATACCTTGATAGCACCGAGAATGCGTGGCCAGCGGTCATGCACGACAAACGCCACGAACGCCGGCACCAGCCAGCCGAAGCCGTAGTCCTCTTTGGTGCTCCACCAGTGGGACTGATCCCAGGCGACGAAACCCATGAATCCGGCGCACAGCAGCAGCGCCGACAAGAACGAGGCGGGCACGGTAGCGGTCCAGTCTTTCCAAAGGCGCGACAGCATAGAAGACGCCTTCATTGACCGAGCCCGACGCCGCCCGCCAGAACTTTCGCCAAGGAGCGATCATGCAACCGCGCCAACGTTAGCAGCGCACACACAGCGCCGATCAGCGCGAGTGCCATATCTGACTGCGTATCCCATACGTAACCCTGAGTGCCGAGGAACGCCTCGGCATCCGCCCCACACCACTCCGCCACCCACCATTCGATCAACTCGTAAAAAGCGCTAAACGCCAAACACACTGACACCACCAAAAAACCTAGCCAGCGACTCGGCTGGACGTTGTGCCGGCCTCCCAGCGGCGAGGTGCGAAGCAAGAGTTCGCGTACTAAAATCGCGGGTACGAAGCCCTGGGCAAAGTGCCCGAGTTTATCGTAGTTGTTGCGCGCCCCCCCCAGCGTATCCCGCAGCCAATCGAAAGCCGGCACCGCCGCATAAGTATAGTGTGCCCCGACGAGAAGAACCACGCAGTGCAACCCCGCTAAAACGAGCAACAAGGTGGAAAGCGGAAAACGCTTTTGCAGCGCGACCAGCAAGACCGCCGCCAGCACAAAAGGCCCCGCCTCCAGCCACCACGTGAAACGGTCGTGCGGCGAAATCCACGACCAAACCACGACCGGCGCGAGCAGGACAAAAAACCAGAGCAAGCGGCGGTCGAAGTTCATCATACTGCGGTGAACACCAGCGAGCAGTTGGTGCCGCCGAAGCCAAAGCAGTTGGCCAGCGCAGCACGCACCGGCTTACGCACGGCGACGTTCGGCGTGACGTTGAGCCCCAGGGCGGCGATCGCCGGGTCGAGGTTGTCCATATTGATCGTCGGCGGCACCAGCCCCTCGTGAATCGCCTTCACCGCGGCAAACGCCCCCATCGCACCCGCACCACCCAGAAGGTGGCCGGTCATGGACTTCACCCCGCTCACGTGGAGCGTGGCTTTGTTCTCGGCAAACACCGCCGCGATCGCGGCCGATTCCTCGCCGTCGCCGCCCGGAGTCGAGGTGGCGTGCGCCGAAACGTAGTCGATCGCCGTCGCCGGCAGCTCCGCCGAAACCAGCGATGCGCGCATCGAGCGCTGCGAGCCTTCCGCGCCCGGTGCGAGCGAAGACAAATGGTAGGCGTCGGCCGAGGCGCCGTAACCGCGCAGTTCAGCGTAGATGCGCGCACCGCGTTTCACCGCGTGCTCATACTCTTCGAGCACAAACACCACCGCGCCTTCGGCCAACACAAAGCCGTCGCGATCCTTGTCGTAGGGGCGCGAGGCCTTTTCCGGGGCGTCATTGCGCGTCGACAGGGCGCGCATTTGGGCAAAGGCGCCGACCGCCAGAGGCGTCACGGTGGACTCCGCACCACCGGCGATCATCACCTCGGCATCGCCACGGGCGATAGCCGCCGCCGCCTCACCGAGCGCATGGCCGCTGGTGGCGCAGGCCGAGGCGACCGCCATATTCGGCCCACGAAAATCGAGCAGCAGGCTCACCTGGCCAGAGAGCAAATTGGGGGCGATTTGAATAATGAAAAACGGCGAAATTTTCCGAAAACCGCCTGCGTTAAACGTCTCCTGCATCGCCTCGATCTCGGGCAGACCGCCCAGGCCCACGCCGAGGTTTACCCCCATACGCTCGGGGTTCAGCGACGCACGGTGCGCATCCAGACCGGAGTCGGCGTACGCCTCGACGGCGGCGGTGGCGCCGAGATGGGTGAAGCGACCGAATTTCTTGGCGTCTTTGGGGGTGAACACCGAAACGAGCGCCTCGCCCTCGGCACCACGCGGGTGCAGCGGTTGGGCGAGGGGTTTGGTGGGATCGAAGCCTTTGACCTCGCCGGCGATCTGCGCGGTGCAGCCGGTGGCATTGAACCGGGTGATCGGACCAATGCCCGAACGGCCGGCCGCAAGACCGCCCCAGGTATCAACGGCGTTCAACCCCAGCGGGCTGACCGCACCCAGACCGGTGACCACGACACGACGACGCACGGAAGGCTTAAAATTATTCATGAATGAGGATGAAAACCGCCATTCAACGTCAGCGTCGGGCCCGGCGACAATTTAAAACTCCACGCCGCTCGCCGTCGATTTGGTGGACGCGAGCCGCACCGATAGCGCCTCGTCCGCACGAGCTTTGACTTTGGCCACGGCGGACTATTTGGTCCTGCCATCTTTCTACCGATGTCGCAGCTTCACCCTTATTGGCGCATGGAATACATCGAGGCACCGCGCATGCCCGAGTTAAAACGGCCGTTCACCGAGTTGCCCCTGCTGGGCGACGACCGGGCCGCGCTCATCGTTCACCGCAGCCGGTTGTCGTACCTGATGCTCAACCGCTTCCCGTACAATCCAGGGCACCTGCTCGCCATTCCTCTGCGCGAGGTCAGTGACATCGAGGAACTCACCGACGAAGAGAGCGCCGATCTTTTTGCGATCATCACTTTTGCAAAAAAACTCCTGCGCACCGCGATGAAGCCCGACGGTTACAACATCGGGTTTAATCTGGGCACAGCCTCGGGCGGCAGCATCGCCCACCTCCACGGCCACCTGGTCCCGCGTTGGAATGGCGACAACAACTTCATGCCCGTCCTGGGGCAGACGCGCGTTCTGCCGCAAGCACTGGAGTCGACCTGGGAGCGCCTCTCCGCCGAAGCCGCCCGCCTCGCCACCTCCGCCTAAACCGTATGGCGACCAAAACCCTCCGCTTCCCCTCAGCTCGCCACCTCCACCTGCTCTACGCCGGCCGGGAGGACAACCTCGGGTGCGTTGAAAAACTCCTCGGTGTGACCCTCGTCAGTCGCGACGATTGGTTGCAAATCGACGGCCCCGAAGCAGCCATCGTCCAAGTGGAAGCGTTGTTTGGCTACCTCAACGACGCCCGCACCCACGGCCTGCAGATCCGCAGCCCCGACCTGGTGCGTTTTGTCGAAATGATCGCGCGCGGCGAGGCCGACGACTTGCGCGAACTGTTTGCCAAACCGCTGGTGATTGCGACCAACCGCCGGACCATCGTACCCAAGACCCTCGGCCAAAAACTCTACCTCCAGTCGATCCAAACCCACTCGCTGGTCTTCGGCATCGGCCCGGCCGGCACGGGTAAAACCTACCTGGCCATGGCCGCCGCCATCTCCGCTCTGCTCAAAAACGAGGTGGAGCGCATCATCCTCACCCGCCCGGCAGTCGAGGCCGGCGAGGCGCTCGGTTTCCTCCCCGGCGATCTTAACGAAAAGATCCTGCCCTACCTGCGCCCGCTTTACGATGCGATGGCCGACATGCTCAACCCCGAGGATGTTG harbors:
- a CDS encoding transposase, with the protein product MPPFLPPEKAHPEGESENPDHKATPSDAAEVLIVDTPGGRFRAQFAPELPVSPLGALVFFTQYLCATGGFEALVADTPLCYSSNRAHRPRDVIGTLLLGMLSGHYRYAHLAALRGDDIAPSLLGLKSIVSEDCVRRALARIGAEQGQDWLRRHLDQTCHGFLDNQWILDIDVTIKPIYGRQEGASIGYNPQKPGRPSHAYHTYWIATLRLCLDVEVHPGDQSAAGHGFAGLWALIDRLPAERRPHLLRGDCAYGQEALLSEAEARKLNYLFKLRRTAKARELVAALERTTTTAWTDAGQGWQGCESCLRLQGWNRARRVVVLRRRLNDQRHPRARRRLVREQADHALLLNIPDAAACEPIIYEHQILVTSLPYEILTLATLYRERGGAENPFDELKNQWSWSGFTSQELNSCQHAARLAALVYNWWTLYHRLLQPGQHHEAVSTRPRLLCGATRQSEHSGQRRLDVRLSHAEAPRLSELITKLARWLHGILHNAEQWSVAQRWGQIVARILQENFPVLGPEPPLATAPS
- the tnpB gene encoding IS66 family insertion sequence element accessory protein TnpB, whose amino-acid sequence is MLGFPSVLKVFLAIEPVDMRKQFNGLWTLAEDRMKEDPRQGALFVFTNKSRDRLKMLYWDGSGVWVLAKRLEQGRFSLNPAIETSQKSRR
- a CDS encoding ISAs1 family transposase, which gives rise to MKPVGERLLYAVSDAQGTWVAVLVFAAAALHLRGREAWIGWSGEQRRRRLALVVNNVRFLLLPKPAVPNLGSAVLSRVLGRLSADWQSRYEHPVLVVETFVDPERFTGSVYKASGWTELGLTKGNTRKSRDYYEHHAKPKRLFVRELEPRARRALQAGQIKPSLAAVEAKVPVRSTLKAPDLISLAEAFRQVPEYRAYIGAYPLHALLAITAAAYLAGAPRGQRDLAAFARRLSPVQRQALGVIRRRGKYGAPSQPTFSRLFARVQASRIEEVLLAHQRQVRGEPPDSEIVVIDGKVPKHSGGQNVVTAVTSPSLFYLGSEVVAEKSNEIPAARALCERLDLVDKLVSLDALHTQADTARAIVMEHGGDYLFTVKGNQPGLQKIVAAQVPDPGAPFLTR
- a CDS encoding IS630 family transposase — its product is MGRKAVRITCSEGDQQSLEKRATSRIESRQRVERARMILGCVSGEQVQEVARRCNTRPNTVIKWRDRFVLLGMKGLDDAARPGAKRTYGEDFRDRVLALLEGPPPPGQARWDGPAVARVLGGSVHAVWRVLRKEGICLQRQRSWCVSTDKQFAAKAADIVGLYLSPPEKALVISVDEKPGIQALERATGYVETDNGKIVQGLKSTYKRHGTLNLFAALDVATGLIKTQKTTLKRREEFLLFMDQVVADHPPERELHVILDNYCTHKKCDAWLARHPNVHFHFTPTSASWLNQVEIWFGILTRKALRGANFRSVAELSQAIDAFVAAYLPNAKPFKWRKREVKGSQLRNTIINLRN
- a CDS encoding 3-deoxy-D-manno-octulosonic acid transferase encodes the protein MIWIYRFLFPPAMLLASPYYLLRMRRRGGYQDDFGQRFGATPVLPAKRAGVRRVWLQAVSVGEMLAIAPLLEALSADPAVEVYLTTTTSTGYALARERYAALTVAIGYFPLDWWLFSRRAWQRIAPDMVLLTEGERWPEHIRQAEMRGVPVLAVNARLSDRSFRRMFKLRALAAPLFRGITQVLACSEHDAERFRAIGLAPKGITITGNIKLDVSIPLLTAGEKTALRGELGFGEEAVLLGSSTWPGEEAALLDVFKALRSEGRVVRLLLVPRHAERRGEIEALLQASGFTYHFRSRGPASAGAAVEVAVGDTTGELRKFTQLAELVFVGKSLPPHHEGQTPVEAAALGKPVVFGPELSNFRVIARDMRAVGAARSVADAGELRTAVLALWSDAPARLAMSQAAQAWRVANQGAVARTLAVIRTTLAGL
- a CDS encoding exosortase/archaeosortase family protein, with the protein product MLSRLWKDWTATVPASFLSALLLCAGFMGFVAWDQSHWWSTKEDYGFGWLVPAFVAFVVHDRWPRILGAIKVCQAPASPRASGAAGWTLGFLTYAALAGGALLFLIGALYRAGAGSSYPGTLALSLGTGALVLPLLLLNAPEPATAPVATEPDSAPRAPVAVPGSVGLWADARVKLVVMFLFPALVWLVSAPMVSVIENNLSLFMLNRVASVVFFVFDTLGLSIEQQGNVLKLPTGDVGVAEACSGIRSFTACLFAGSFLAAVFLDKLWKKVGLVISAIGFAFLTNLARSLFLTAWAYNYSPKAIEGTVHDVAGYAVLGLTVAGLLCLLPLFNLTFVAGGDGLSAEPKDNAPKAAASDSAAGDSR
- a CDS encoding DUF2238 domain-containing protein; this translates as MNFDRRLLWFFVLLAPVVVWSWISPHDRFTWWLEAGPFVLAAVLLVALQKRFPLSTLLLVLAGLHCVVLLVGAHYTYAAVPAFDWLRDTLGGARNNYDKLGHFAQGFVPAILVRELLLRTSPLGGRHNVQPSRWLGFLVVSVCLAFSAFYELIEWWVAEWCGADAEAFLGTQGYVWDTQSDMALALIGAVCALLTLARLHDRSLAKVLAGGVGLGQ
- the fabF gene encoding beta-ketoacyl-ACP synthase II, whose product is MNNFKPSVRRRVVVTGLGAVSPLGLNAVDTWGGLAAGRSGIGPITRFNATGCTAQIAGEVKGFDPTKPLAQPLHPRGAEGEALVSVFTPKDAKKFGRFTHLGATAAVEAYADSGLDAHRASLNPERMGVNLGVGLGGLPEIEAMQETFNAGGFRKISPFFIIQIAPNLLSGQVSLLLDFRGPNMAVASACATSGHALGEAAAAIARGDAEVMIAGGAESTVTPLAVGAFAQMRALSTRNDAPEKASRPYDKDRDGFVLAEGAVVFVLEEYEHAVKRGARIYAELRGYGASADAYHLSSLAPGAEGSQRSMRASLVSAELPATAIDYVSAHATSTPGGDGEESAAIAAVFAENKATLHVSGVKSMTGHLLGGAGAMGAFAAVKAIHEGLVPPTINMDNLDPAIAALGLNVTPNVAVRKPVRAALANCFGFGGTNCSLVFTAV
- a CDS encoding HIT domain-containing protein, producing the protein MSQLHPYWRMEYIEAPRMPELKRPFTELPLLGDDRAALIVHRSRLSYLMLNRFPYNPGHLLAIPLREVSDIEELTDEESADLFAIITFAKKLLRTAMKPDGYNIGFNLGTASGGSIAHLHGHLVPRWNGDNNFMPVLGQTRVLPQALESTWERLSAEAARLATSA
- a CDS encoding PhoH family protein, yielding MATKTLRFPSARHLHLLYAGREDNLGCVEKLLGVTLVSRDDWLQIDGPEAAIVQVEALFGYLNDARTHGLQIRSPDLVRFVEMIARGEADDLRELFAKPLVIATNRRTIVPKTLGQKLYLQSIQTHSLVFGIGPAGTGKTYLAMAAAISALLKNEVERIILTRPAVEAGEALGFLPGDLNEKILPYLRPLYDAMADMLNPEDVARLTEKNIIEIAPLAYMRGRTLSNAFIILDEAQNTTPEQMMMFLTRLGDDSRMVVTGDITQIDLPRAKQSGLLEVQRILRDVSGIAFHQFSGADVVRHPLVLKIIEAYDRYKNPIANGDDSGATR